The Tenebrio molitor chromosome 7, icTenMoli1.1, whole genome shotgun sequence region GATCCTGCGATTTCGAAGCTGTTTTGAAGCTCGGAGAACTTGAAGTCGTTTACGATTTGGCAATTAGATCTGTTCCTTAAATGGTCGACGCTTTGCCTAACTGTAAGAGCAATTTCGTCTTGTACCTTTGGCAAAGCAAAGGAGTTGCCTTCGCTTTCCATGAAAAACACTTTCACCCGGCTCATGTCCACCTAAAAGTCGtacaataaattcaaattctCCTCTCCGTCTTGTCTTCCACCTTCTCCTCCAGTCTCAGTCCAAGCACGACGTCGTCGCTTGTCATCACCCTCATCATCAGCTTCAAGTCTCTGGAGTAGCGGGTCATGGGCCCGATCGCGAGAAAATCAGCGTAATTCACGTCGTCGCACGAAGGGTAGTGCCCCTTGATGGATATCACcccttcaaaattcaacaagtTGTAAATTGTAAGTTTGCAGCATTGTTGTGTCTATTTACTTGCGGTGGGTTTGTGGCCGAAGACACCATTGAACATCGCCGGTAGTCGGATCGAGCCGGCGATGTCTGAACCGACTCCGATTAGAGAAGCGCCCGCTCCCAACAGAGCCCCCTGAAATGTTTTCACtcattcgtgtcctcgaattATTGAAACGTACTTCTCCACCGGATGATCCGCTGCTGGTTCGGGTGGTGTCGTAGGGGTTGTTCGTTCGACCAGTTATGAAGTTGTTGCTCTCCCAACTTAGGCATATCTCGGGGGTGTTGGACACCAGGAGGGCGACGGCGCCGCTCGCTTTTAGTTTCGCCACCACTTCGCTGTCGGTGGAGGCTTTGACGCCGGCCCGCGAGAGGGTACCCCCGCAGAGGCTCAGGCCTAGAACGGGGCAAAGTGAACGACACAATCTTTTTCTTAGTTCATTACCAGTTTCAATCGTACCAGACAAGATCAAAATCTGAATTTTTGTAtagagtttaataaaaactggCCCCTACTTgccaaatcaataaaatttgaacttttaATATGATTGTGATCACTGGAGAAACTCTGTTAAACACACTGAAACCttataattttccaaaagaaaTCCTACACAAGAATTTCAAaagaggatttttttttgttatataaGTTATAAATTACATAGAACTAGATGCGGAAACTTGTGTTACTGTTCACTTTAGCATTAACATCgatctaaaataataaatcattgaATTCGGCCATATTATAAACTCAATCAAGTATCGGCAACGTGACAACGTTGCGTTCACAGACTGCTCGTACGAAAAtacttcaaataaattccATAATATTCACTgttcgtttatttttattttcattgcattatttttcgttttctATTACGctgaaatgtttatttttttaatctccaTCCATTTGTTCAAACACTTTCAACTTTTGTGGTCATGCAATGTTGTCACATCTACATCACGTAAATGTCAACTCGGAAcaaatcatttttcattttcaataatttaatatttgaaaatcaaATCATGAGTCATGATATAACCAAATGAAAATAAGAGTACTATGCcgtccgtactttattgtcatcatgattaccgtcttgattatgaacgttaatttttgggtggtaaatttcaaaactcaaaactattttgtcatttctactacacagaacgtttacctcaggttatccaTGTACGATTGCTCATGTAcgattttgttcattcatgtcggatttttggaatatctgagcttcaaacagtttaaattgattgtcaaaatgacaagaatcgaaagtggggttacgatttctaaaggtttatttacactttacttgaatatcaagaaagtgacggccaaaatgtTTTGCCCGCCatagtattgggtgattcaaaatgattgtggccgaGTATGGCAACCACAgaatggcaactatgtacgaaaatttatgtggcaactgtgtgggtagggtagagttgacatttctttgacagttcataggcgtgcaattttgaaagttgtcaaatcaatgtgcaatggaattaaaaaaatcaaatgcacgcttatgaaatgtcatacaaatattaactctaccccattcacacagttgccacgtacattttcgtacatagttgccatacttggccaaaatcattttgaatcacccaatacataTTCTgttcataatacagggtgagcaacaataactgtatcagttggcaataatagtagtttatttgacgttttgacaagttatgatatttatcaaaatccattcacataggagaaaattctcaaattctgacagtgtcgaacaaacaaaaaatttacatgaaattttcaagactgaattgtacctatttcggtttattttattgacactattgacagctggtatgcatttcatatttaaacgtcttggtttttgtattcttttattaataaaatggttttctcgttggaacatgacataaaagtcaccaataATATAACACGGTATAATCACAaaaatgtactattccggacatggaatcttggccacaactgacatttaactgacaaatatgtgtgaactggcctttattgaatataacccaacttttgactcgataacgCCATTTCCCTGATTTtttgtcacaagaaaaacttcaaagtgatttttaataattgtcatttattaatgacactaatgattggtttacatcaaaaaaatgttggccaagattccgtgtccggaacaGTAGGTTCTATTGTTCTCTTTACTACGAAAAATCATATTGAAAcagaacaatttataaaatattctaaAATAACTGCTGTTGAGATCTTTCCTGAACGTTTCAACATCATTCGTTTGTCAAGTTTTGTCTCTTTAATTCTCTGAAATTTGTAGTTTCTTAGCTTAGTTGATGTGACATTCAAGGAGTAAATATTAAGCTAACTGACCATTTTACAGATATCACAACATTTACTTACCAAAAATACTTGAATAGCATCATAATAGGTGGTAGACCATCCGCTACAAGATCAACTTATTGTTTTTACTGAGAAAAAATTGACGGCAATTTCTTTACAGTCTCGTTATTGTGTGATTTCGAAAGAAGAATCTTTCTACAACATCAAAAGTAATTTCATCCACTGTTACCCGGACTTCTTTAATTGTAAAGTGTCGTTTGTTGTTAAAGGTCGCACAATGTCCTTTCGTGTCGATGCAACGTGCGTTTCACTGAATGCTatcaaaatttgtatttttagcaACTACTCAATTAAGAAACAAGAATTTGTTATTTATCGACTAGTCCCAACTTATAAAAAGTTACTCGTAACGTAAAAGTAAACTAAGTATTTGTGACGTATATTGTACCAAATTATTTGTCCCCACCGTGGACATTGCACACAAACACtcctttttcatttattgccGTCACCTCCAATTGTTACAACAATTTGTACTAAGTTCTCTGTTTTTTTCCCAAACtagttttttgataaacacGAAGTCGtttaatgattttaatttGCTTGTTCACTTTAACATTTTACCATAATTCATTTTACGTTTGTGGTTTACTGACTTTACTGTTAGTTTTTTCCAACTCATATCAACGTGGgtacttaattttttctttaattaaattttaatgggCACAACCTTGGACTCAAATTGTACACCCGCTCCAACCTCTATTTCGTTGAATTATGcaaattcttaatttttttaacagtgAACTATGCATTTTTGGTTTCACGTCCTCGCATCCTAAAAGACTGCTCACCGTCATTGGGTTTTGTTATCTAGTTTTGACGTCATTAAACAATTCCACTGAATCTGAACTAGTCTTGTGGAATTTTCGGATTTTCCTGAATTCTGCATTAAAccttttcataaaaaatttcCGTACATGTCCCAGGAACCGCTTGTTAAAATGCAACAAGAAACAGATTTTAGTGAAGCGAAACCAATGAAGTAGGAAGCAGTCGTGTGACATCTTTTCAACTTTCGCTGCTTCTTGAAGAAAAACATTGCGTGTGTACGTTTTGCTAAGCGCCCACTTCAGGTTTCCGGTAATAACACATCAGTTCTGGTCGCTCCTCATTGATAACACGAAACAGGAAAACGTTGTTACGTttgaaacaacaaacaattaaTGACGCAAGAAATGTCAAGCGAGATATGAAATGAATTGTTATTTAAGCatcataaattttgatttccCTAACTTTCTTTTCATGGAAGCAACGGAAAAGAAAAGTACCAATCCGGTACCCTGCGAGCATTATTTCCAGGATTACGAGTAGATCAGACCTCGCAACGAATTCACGCTTTCGCTTTCATTAGCACAAATTTCAAGTCTCCGTGTAATGTTAATAACTTTCTAATCGTTTGTCCAAACTTGCAATATTTGCGACAAAATTGTCTTCGCTCCGATTCGATTTTTCCAAAGATTTTGCCATCACCGTGCACTAATTAATTACCACTTGATTGCATTACCTTCGAGCGAGCAACTTTCCTTAACTGTGAGCGGTACTCCTAACAAAGGTCTTGTTTTCTCCAACTCCTCTTCGCTTTCGAGAGATTCTCGTAAATAAGAGTCGATGTTGCGGGCGTCCTGCAAGGCGCTTTCGAATCTCTCCTCGACGATGGCGTTCAAGAACGGGTTCACTTCCTTGATGCGTCTGATGTACGCCGTGCAGACCTGCTCGCTGCTCACCTGAAGAAGGCGGAAGCCGGAGCCGGTTCGAGACGTTAATGAATTTTTTCGGAGGAAAATTGAAAGTTGGTCTCACCTCGCGCTTGCGGATTTTTGCCGCCAGCTCCGTCGCGCTTATCTTGAGCAGGCCGTCGCTGATCGTCGGGATGGTCTGCTTCTTTCTTCGGGATTTTAGCCACAAGATCGGCGTGATGAGGACGTACAGGACGTGCAGCAACAGGACCAAGAATCTCACCGCGAAATTCATGGCGGAGGAGAGTGTCGTCTAGTGGTTGGAATGTGGCGAAATAATCATCTGGAAAATTAAAGGATTGTGTTTTTGTATTGATTGATTATGCGATTGTTCGAAAGTGGTGTGGGAGAAACCGGGTGGTCACACTGTAAGATGCAACATATTTGAGTCAAGATCATTACCTCTCTCGCATTGACCATGAAACCGGTACCTTGgacttgtaatttttgacGTTGCTAAAATTTATCAACGGCACCAGCAACACGTTTGAATCTTTGGCTTTCTGCGCCAACTTCTTTTATAGATTTCTCAAGGACGCCAATTGCTAATTTgaccaaattaattaaacatttttcaacttGCAAAAAACTCAAACAACCACTGTAGCACTGCACAACATTTTCGTTTCTAGTACGTACAAAGATACTTAGCACTTACCGGTCTTgataagatttatttttaaatccactCATTTCCACTTCCACTTATCAGATTTAACTTTGACACGGACCAAATCGAATCACAAGAAAAAAGTCGGGACGTAACTCCCACTTGGTCGAAGAAAGTGTGCGTCTCTGCGGCGTCTTGCACAAACTACACCATGGATATTTTCCCAACTAGCAACACTGTGggtattttttttcagttcgGGTGAGTGGCGGCAAACGAGAGGGgatttgtattttgtttttgtggagacaataaaaatgttgtcgaGATGAAAGGACCCTTGAAGTGATGCTGTACAGAACAATTGTTTGCATAACTCATAACTTACATTTTGTTAACTTAAAAGTTCGTCAAATGTCTTATCACTTATCAATGTTTGAAGTCTTATCTCGTTGGAAGTAACAATTTTGCAATTGGATGTTGCTCGACTCGATAAGTAAGTCCATGGTTACgaacaattaattttgtgCGATCATTAAAACCGGCACGtggctttttaaattttactgcatttattaaaacttgttgtttttttataaatgcacATTGATTACAATAACAAGGACGTGCTAgttctatttaaaaatggaaaaaggtTGTTGCAAAAACTCGCTTAGGTAGTATTATTAATGGCCttataaaatgtataaatgcATCTGTATGACGCTGTATTGCATAttaattagaatttatacccaTCCCGCCTCTTCTTTTTAGCAACactttcttgatttttacTATAATTTAATTGGCATTATTCCCCCGCaatagatttttattgtgttgtGACATATGCAACACGCAACCCACCATACAAAACACTGACCGCAGAGAAAAATCATTCTTGCTGTATGGAATCCTTTGGTCGAGTTCTATCACGTAGATCACTTTTAGTTTGAATCGATTCACTCTGGAGATGAtctgaatgtttttaattttggaccTGTCCAAATCAGCAAAGATTTCCACAGGAACTCGCTTATTGTTGAAGATACGGCAGTGGTTCTTGCACCGCTCGATTCCTCTTGTTCTCCTGATTGATTATCTCTAATTATTATCTGTATTGAATCTACATTTACCAAGTAGGTAATACAGTCTTAAATTTGACTCCGAGGTTTCCTTTTTTGGGCTGCCAGTCCACAAAATGGCGTCTGTAGGCGACACTTTTCATATtcgacaaaacatttttcgagAACAAACACGTCGCCCCGCCACTCAcgtattttgttgaaataattttaaatgtgcaCAATTTAATATGGTGGCAGCTTTTGAATTTCAGTTGGTTACCGAAGTTGCCCAATGGTAACAGAAAATTGATACCACCtgatttatacatattttgaaattttattaataattttttcgggTGTACCattggggacaaattactttggtcgtcaaagtcagttgactgacataaagttgtaaagcaagcattaggacggttaaccttattttttactactgtcaaccactgtcactgtcaaacttatcattgtaaaatgttaaataccgaaaaatggacaactgAAGGTTGTATATTCCtaggaggaaaaattgaaaaggtttccacaaggcaattttacccatggacaatcccccagaaacaagggagatgattctaaatttttgaatggtggaaggtgccatatttttgacaagagaaaagtcaataatttgaaattgtcatcactattgacttgacgttaatgcttggtttacattaatttgttttgaagtgacagaagaatgacgaccaaagtattttgtccccaatagtaatACCACGAATACTTAAAAATTACCGATAATTTTCATGAAAGCTTGTTGTTAATAATTCCACGAATTCAATTcgaagaacgagttgaattaTACAGCAAGCTTGAATGGAAATTACCCGGTTAATTTTTAAGCACAGGTGATATTTAGGGAGAATATTtctcaaataaaaatacagaATACTTGGAACCAATACTGGTGTCTCAATTAAATGCTCTTTTCCGTGTTTTTGGGTATACTTCTAATGACATTTCTGTCAATTTCTGTGATACCTTCAAATCGATTCATGACGTCTAGAAACTTGGGTTTTCTTGACTTTGACATTTCTGCTGTAACAATGTCAGGGCAACGTGGAATTTCCagtgtaattttttgaattttcttttaataattcaGTACCTGTTgcattgttacaacaatgtAGAATGAAATAGGCTAATCAATAACATCattaaaagaatttttgtgttaatttgTTGGCAACACGGTACTTTATGAACGTCCTCTGTGCATTGTATTGCtatcaaatgtcaaactgcgttttcaacaaattttcaaagcgCGAAAGTAGTGAAATGGCGGATTGTAAGTTTGTGTTATTGCTACATCAATTTCTGTAATGATGTAATAATAAGTAGAGAATTTCAATTCTTGTCATTGTATAGTATTCAAGATGAGGAGTTCTGTAATTTATATTATcttctaaatttaatttaaattataaaatatatttttgtttgtaagtAAGATGTGTTTCCATGACATTATGAACTaaggtattaaaaaaatatataaaaaatcatatattgtgtaatttattttgctttcaagTCAACCGATTTCATCACATTTCATGATAATGATACCTAAAAGGATGTTATTGCTTCAAAATATCAAATTGTTTAGAACAGGCAATAGAAAACAAAaggcaaaattattttgttttataaatctGTTATTCTTTGTTTGTGTATTTCACATAGGATTTCTTGTTTCGTGGTTATCTCACTTTCTTTACTCccctattatttttttttctttttatttttttatttgaggtTAAGTAGAATAGCTGTGGCTAGACTTCACCTCATCTTTGtactatgttttttttttcttaataaagtccttattaatgttattattattataaaggATATTTTTTGTCGAGAATTCAGCGAGCTTCTGAACCGGAGCCAAATTCGTTTAATTATGgctaattttcataatttaaaaacttgaTTTTACCCAaacccaaaaattaaattgtcccGGACAATTTCACGcatgataatgagcccgacagAATTGAagatgcaacccacaatacacttGCATACGAATACAAAtatattgtgggttgcatttcaATTCCGTCATCACTCggtgaaatattttgtatAGTATGTACAAACTTAAAAAACAGGCCgacatttcttgaaattgtatcttttttaatatactcTAAAAACAGAGCAAAAtccttaaaaattttatttgtcctgaaaatttaaacttttttttaatataccgtgagttttttattttactgaacataggattcatggatctgtaagtttggttgcctatttcaaatgaattgacttgtccattttaaaactgaacatagccaTTTTACGTTGTATGTcaagcgaaataaaaaacgcagtgTATGTAAGTACCTTAAAACcggtaaaaaataattgaaaatagaAATACACCCAGCGAATCgaaaaaatgttcttttttGCCGGCTGGGAAACCGCGTCTTCTGAACGATACCTACCTACTCCTCGTTTCTGCCAAGTAAATTGCGGCCTCGGTGCAGCTGCGCATCTTCACCtacaataaatttatacaGTAGCTGCCACAGTAACGCAgattaaataacaatttaataatgtaCACAGTTAGAAAGTCACTTATTTCGCTCgagtattgttggttgcataggCCGCACGTCAAACATCAATGTGCCAAATGTACAGTGTGAGCTTCTTttcatttcgttttttttcttttgtggaGGTGTCTTTTCCGGTGTCCATTCCTTGTGCGCTCCAGACAGGATAATTGCCAATCGATCATCCCTTCGATAGACGGACGCCCCTGAATGTTTATTTCTGGCTGATTAATCAACGCGTAAAAGTGTTTAATTTGACCTAGTCTGgcttatttaataaaagtacGCCCACGCCGCTCCGACTAATTCACTCCCAAGGATTCGATATGTAGGTTAGTCGCTTTGTTCCCCTACGTAACACCATCCTGTGGGGGTAAAGCTAGTCGGAACGGCGGCACGTTTTGCACGTACATTTCTGTATTCCTGTTACCGTTGGCGCCGCGTCGATGTTGTCCCTGGGGAGCACGAGAGGTTAGCACGAGAGAGTCTGCGTCATGGCAACTCGGAAATATCCTGTGAGGATAAGTCCCTTCCACGCCAACAATATTGCTACTAGCAGCCGGGGAGAGGATAATGGAATTGGATAGGGAGCGAACTTTATTTTGCGGCGTCTTAAATAGAAACCGAGGTGTTTTTCCGACGAATATTCCACCGATTACGGCCCCTTGCAGCCCCATCACCCCGATTAATCACGATTTTACACCTGACACATTGACATTTCGGAATTTGACGCGACGACGGCGACACCTCTCATCACGGCCGCCTTCCAaatattattaacaattattattttttgttatttctttccaaaaggtaataaaaatcaatattcAAATCAAATCGTTTTATTTAACTACTAACAGAATAAAAATAGCTTAGTGGACGTGTTGGTTGAAAACAAGTCTACTGATCAAAAATTGACGCGACAAGGGCGACACCTAGTTTTACGACGGTTTTTGAACACCTCTTCGATTTTTACCAACAgaattattgttgtttatcattaaaattaaaattgtcacCTTAAATCTCTATTTTACTGATTTATTAGAAGCAacacatttttgttaaaaaaaaaaaaaaatgaattgtcagaagtgggattcgaacccacgcCCACAGAAGTGGACTGCGACCTGAACGCAGCGCCTTAGACCGCTCGGCCATCCTGACTTATTCAAAAGTGAATCATAAGTAACAAATAGGGTGATTAagtttatctttatttattccattttattaatatagtttataaaaaacataattttttaagaaattaatATATACATTTTTATCGAAAATACTGACTTTTATCAGACGTCTTCATAAATAAGAGGAATTTCGTAAATGAACCCTAAATAAACTAGGTAAAGGGAAGTGGGgattgtttaaattaaaacaacgtCGAGAAAATCATATTATCTGGCTCGTGGTGAGTTTGATAAGCGCTTTGTCGAGCGGCCACCAGAACAGCGCTGCGATCGCCAGTCCAAAGCCCTCTTTACACCCTCAGGCCAGCCGAATGCCCTCACCAGCTGACcttccaaataaaaattccagTTTTTCTTGATTGTAACTCTTTTGTTTGTCGAATCTGCTACAAACATCGATCGATTTgtttcttcaaaatatttaattttgcacGGTTGCGCCACAACCGCAGACTCCAAGCGAAGAACTGCCGCGGTATCTTGTGCGTTAGTCGATGAAGCAACGGTTGTTGCTAGCGACTTTTCGGCGCTGGAAGCGACATTGCAGCACGACTTTATTAGGTATTGCGCATTTGCGTTTTTTTTCATGGTAATTAATTCAAcctgaatttaattttctccaCGTTCCAACGGGCCCACTAATCGTATTTGCTTACTTGCGTCAACTGGAATGATCAATACAAGACCGTCCACGGACacaaagaaaattgttgaaactTAGAACAGGAGTTCAAGGTGTACCGACACGAGCCGGAGCCGCCAGTCAGTACCTACTGCTGGTACTGCAAACGAACTACCGCACTGGAGGTGCCTTGTGTCAAGGTTGTTGGACACATGAAGAAATAATAAACGAGGTGCAGCAGCAGAGTATGTCtttcacttttcaaaaaatcaaaacggTTTGGTGCGTGCAGCGTATTTTTCCACTcttaatcattttattttggtttgAGTAAGGTGgagtgtttatttaatttcataatttcatcTATCAACAGTTTAAATGTGTGTCAGATTGTCTTATGAATATTATCTATAACTAATTCTCAAGTGTCCAAACAAACTGATAAATTTATCGCTCATTTTACAAATTGCGCATGACAAGTTGTACCGCATGGGTCTGTTTAAATCCATTCGTGTTTTTTCAATGCTTTCAAGCAGAAATATCCTCTTCGATCGTAAATTGTAAGtaggaaaaattaattctgtttctttaattgttataaaattatcaTCTAACAAGTTCATTAGATGACgtacaataattatattgttgttgttgtctCTAGCAAGCATAATCAGCTTTTcgtttgaataaataaaattatacaagGTTAAAAGTGTtgctttaatttaataaataaataaaataaaaacattttttccagaTGCCTTACCCTACCACTTTGAAGGTAATCTTGT contains the following coding sequences:
- the LOC138135403 gene encoding fatty-acid amide hydrolase 2-like, with amino-acid sequence MNFAVRFLVLLLHVLYVLITPILWLKSRRKKQTIPTISDGLLKISATELAAKIRKREVSSEQVCTAYIRRIKEVNPFLNAIVEERFESALQDARNIDSYLRESLESEEELEKTRPLLGVPLTVKESCSLEGLSLCGGTLSRAGVKASTDSEVVAKLKASGAVALLVSNTPEICLSWESNNFITGRTNNPYDTTRTSSGSSGGEGALLGAGASLIGVGSDIAGSIRLPAMFNGVFGHKPTARVISIKGHYPSCDDVNYADFLAIGPMTRYSRDLKLMMRVMTSDDVVLGLRLEEKVDMSRVKVFFMESEGNSFALPKVQDEIALTVRQSVDHLRNRSNCQIVNDFKFSELQNSFEIAGSTLFSLKDIPNPLKADDQNLALEVIKSCVGLSNYTFNLLQFYVFQQINKAFLSDPGYIKKNEYLKQLFMEKLGHDGVFLYPTFTNSALTHGTFIFKFSGISYLMIFNSLGLPATHVPCGIDKNGLPIGIQVVAAPYQDRLCFAVAEELEKCFGGWIPPN